CGAGAGCAGAACCTATCTGAAGAGTTGTCATTACCATGCCGGCGGCCAATCCCGCGTGACGCTCGTCGATATCTCCGATGACTGCCTTGATGATGCCTGGCATGACAATGCCATAGCCGATCCCCGCACACGCGAGTCCTTCTTCGATGCCTCGAAACTGGTACCGAACACAGACCGCAACGATGCCGAAGCCAATCACTTGCAGGGCGAACCCGGCCGGAAGCGCATAGGCCTTAAGCCTGCGGGTAGTGTGAGAGGATGCGACGGAGCTAAAGAAGAAACTGACCGCAAAGGGCAGCATCGCTAGTCCGGCTTGGAATGGAGTGTTGTGCAGTCCTACCTGGAGATAGAGAGAGAAGGTTAGATAGAACGCTGACAACATGTAGAAAACCAATCCCATTAGGATGCCCAGGCTGAATCGACGGTTCCGAAATAGGGCAAACTCTACCAGTGGATCGAGACCTTTTGCTGACAGGCGTATCTCATATCGGATGAACCCGAGGAGTGCAATAACGCAGAGGCATATCATCCCTATCATCCATCTCGGCCAGCTAAGTTCGCGTCCTTCGATTAACGGATAAATAAGGCAGCCAAGTGCCACGGATAGCAGAATGACGCCGATGAAATCCAGTTTTCTTGCATGTATAGACCGGCTTTCTTTGACAAAAAATACGGCTCCTACGAATGCCACAATGCCGATGGGGATATTGATGAAGAAAATAGATTGCCATGCGAATCCGAAGGGGTGCGCGAATACAAGGAATCCGCCCAATAGCTGACCGCATATGTTCGCTAGCCCGAACGTTGCTCCGTATAACGCCAAGGCTTGCGTTTGTTCAGGACCGGGAAACAAAATGCGAATAGATGCCAGGACCTGCGGTGCCATGACCGTAGCCATGAGAGCCTGCAAAATACGCCCCAGAATCAATACCGTGGGAGAAGTCGCGAATCCACACAGAAGAGAGGCTACGGAAAATCCTGCCACGCCAATCAGAAACATTCGTTTGCGTCCGAGCAGGTCGCCAAGACGCCCTCCGCTGATGAGCATGACTGCATAAGTCGCGGCGTATGCGGAGATGACAAACTGCACTTGCGCCGAGGTGGCCCCAAGGCTTTGGCGGATGGATGGTAAGGCGAGATTGACGATGGTGAAATCCAAAATCGGAAGGAACGCGCCTGTCAGCAATACCGCAAGGGCCAGCCATCGTGTTGGTTCAACAGTGGTGCCTGGCAGTTCGATTGTCGCGGTGTGTAGTTTTTGTATCGATGAACTCATCTGTCCTCAGGCGTCTGGAATGTTTAGTCGGCGACCACGGTGCCAGACTCCAAATGCTTGACTTCGAATCTATCTAGGATTAACAATAATGTACAGATATGGATCAATATATCAGCCATAACGAAAATGGATGATGATGAGCGCTCTTGATGTAGATTCCGTGCACGCATTTGTTCTGGTGGCCGATCTCTGTTCTTTCACGAAAGCCGCATCGGCCCTTAATACTTCACAGGCCGCGATCAGCGTCAAGATCAAACGCTTGGAAGACAGGCTGGGCTATCGACTCCTGGATCGAACGCCGAGAAACGTTCGGCTATCAACTCAGGGAATGACCTTCCTCAAACCAGCCAGAAACCTCATCACTGCGCATGAGAGGGCGGTTGCCGGTTTATCGGCGGATGTCCGACGTATTGCAATAGGGATCAGCGACTAGATAGCAGGCCCAGGATTGCCGACCTTGCTGCAAAGGCTGAGTGCTTTTGATCCCGGTCTTATCATCGAGGTTCACATTAACTCGTCCGCTAGCCTCATGGAGTCCTTCGATAAAGAGGCGCTCGATGCGGCTATCGTCAGGCGAGAGGATGATCGGCGTGATGGCGAGCTATTAGTTCAGGAACGATTTGGTTGGTTTGCCTCTCCTGAGTGGGAGCTAATCCCCGGCCAGCCCCTACGGCTTGCATCGATAGCAAAATCCTGCGGAGTACGCACTGTTGCTACGAAGTTGCTCGACAAAGCCGGTATTCCCTGGAGAGAAGTTTTCATTGGAGGGGGTATGGCAGCCATCGGGGCAGCGGTTTCTGCAGGTTTGGCAGTCGCACCATTGGCAAATAGCATCGCTCCGGTTGGAACTTTCGACGTCGGGAATCGCTATGGGCTTCCCCGTCTTCCTGATTCGGATGTAATTCTGCATTCGACAGTTACTGATCCAGTCTCTCAAGAGGCGCTTAAGATGCTGGCTGCTGCTTTTCGGAGCAGGTATGCAAGTGTGACTACCGGAGGAACAAGAAAACATCGTCCGCCCATCGATTCTCTTAAGAGGGGCTAGGCATGCTTGGACGAGAGTGCCACATTGGTGTTGAGGAACCGAGCCACCAGACTTCGTGTCTCATATCAGATTGACTTCACTGGACCATTTGAAGTTCTTTCACGCATGCCGGATACAACAGTCCACATCGTGGAAAAATAACTCGCACCTATTCGCGATGTGCAAGGGCTTCGGTTTACGCCGGATACGTGTCCATTATCAAAGTGGCAGATGATAATCTCCTTTATCATTCACGACTTGGGTGGACATGCTGCAACAAGTTTCTGGATCACTTGCTCGAGATCGCGACTACTCGTTCACTTGGAAAGCTGACCTCTATCGTGACAGTTCAGCGCCCTGAGGAGCCTTTGGCAACCCCAATGGACCCACGACCTCTGCTTTCAGCGAAGACGTTGCTGCGTCTCGATGGCATCTGCCGTAATAACACGTTCGCCAAATGCAGAAATTTCAGCGTGATCTCAAGTCGTGGCAGATTTACTGCTTAGGCAAGAGGTCTCCGTTGATCATCAAAGTGACTGAATTTAGCAGAGTCCGACCACGCTACCTTCAATTCAATTTTCAACTCAGAGTAGACGGCTTGCATTCTGTGTAGGGCCTCAATAGCATCCCCGAAAGAAAAACTCTCCCTGCGGCGTCTCGCGTACCCTGCACCAAAACTCAGCTGAAAAGCCCTCCACAATATCCGAAGTCCGGCGTTACTGGTCATAATCCCGCTGACACCCAGGTTTAGGGATAGGGGCTTTCACGTCTCGGCATGTCCGGTTATGGTTTTCTCCGCTTCTTGAGGGCCACGTCAAGAAATGAACGGAGAACCGGATTCTCGTGCTGGGGAGCCCAGGCAATCACGAGGTCAATGGATGCCATGCGGTCGGCGAGCGGAACGAGCACCAGTTCATTGCCACGCAGCACGACCGACCCTTGCGGCAATAAGGCGACGCCCTCTCCTGCTTCGACGAGCGCGATCATCCCAGTCGACGCCGTAGAAGTAGCTGCGATCCGCGGAGAAAAACCCGCTTCCCCACAGAGAGAGATTACTTTGTCAAAGGTGACCGGCGAATGATTGCGGTCATTCAGAATGAATGGTTCGTGGACGAGCTCGCGTATAAAAATGCTGCGCTTCTTTGCCAGAGGATGACTCTTGAGCATCAAGGCATTGAGTGGCTCCGATTGAAAAAGTTCAAAACGTAAACTTTGGACATCTGACGGTTGGATCGGCCGAGTGAACGCGATATCGATCGTCCCAGCCTGCAGGGCCTTGTGATGCATAACAGGTGTCATCTCCACCAGGGAAACTTGCACGTCCGGAAAGCGGCGCTTGAATTCTTTGATAATGGCCGGGAAATATGTCCCGGCAGCGAATACCCCAAAGCCGATAGTCAGAGTCCCGATTTCACCGCGAAGAGATCGCTGCATATTTGCGACAGCACCGTCGGCGGCGACCAGCACAGTCTTGGCATCCTTGAGAAAGAGTTCGCCGTGGTAAGTAAGACGGATCTGCCGTTTGGCTCGATCAAAAAGCGATACTCCAAGCTCCTCCTCGAGATCGTGAATCTGTCCGCTGATGGCGGACTGAGCCACATGGAGAAGACGCGCCGCCCGCGCAAAGCCTCCATTCTCGGCAACGACTTTGAAGTAGCGTAGATGCCTGAGTTCCATACGGAAGAGTATATCTAATTCCTTCTATCTGTTTTGTAGATAGTTATGTTCGGAACAATGTACGAGTCCTCTATTTTTCAATCGAATCGAAAGATTACAACGACGTGTTCTCCGGCGGATCGCTAGAGCCGGAAGCGGAAAGGCACTCCAACCGTGTGGATTGTTAAACTAGCTCTGGATCGGCCATACACCTTCATCATCCTGGCGTTGCTCATCCTGATCATGAGTCCGGTCATGATCATGAGAACGCCGACCGACATCTTCCCCAACATCAACATCCCCGTTATAGCTGTTGCCTGGCAGTACACCGGCTTGAATCCGGAAGAAGTGGAAGGACGGCTCACGACTCCATTCGAGAAGGTAGCCACGACGCTCGTAGACAACATTGAGCACATGGAGTCGACAACCTACAACGGCCAATCGGTGGTCAAGATCTTCCTGCAGCCGGGTGCGAGCCTCGACACCGCTAACGCGCAAGTTACCGCCGTCTCACAATTTGAGTTGCGCCAACTCCCGCCGGGCACTCTGCCACCAGAGATCATCAATTTCAGTGCAGGCAGCGTCCCCATTCTTCAACTTGGTGTTTCCGGTAAAGGTTTGAACGAGCAGCAATTAGCCGATCTGAGTACAAACGCAGTTCGCCCCCAGCTGATCACTGTGCCGGGCTCCGTGCTGCCGTCTCCCTATGGAGGCCAGAGCCCGCAGATCACTGTAAACATGGACCAGAACAGGATGCAGTCGAAAGGCGTTTCGCCGGGCGACCTGATAGCGGCTATGAACGATGAGAACGTGGTAGCGCCTGCTGGAACAGCGAAGGTGGGCGCTGAGGAATACGACGTCCGCACCAACGCCGCACCTCATACCATCGACGAGCTCGGCATGATGCCGATCAAGAAGGTCGATGGCGCGGTCGTCTATATACGGGACGTGGCAACCGTCAGCAATGGCGCGGCATTTCAGACCAACATTGTACGGCAGGATGGTCGCCGCGGAGTGCTGATCAGCGTTCTCAAAGCCGGAAATGCATCGACTTTGAGCGTCGTAAAAGGCATACGCGATTTGCTTCCCCGCGTAGCGCAAATCGTTCCACCCAACCTCAAGATCACGCCATTAAGCGACCAGAGCGTATTTGTACGCGGGGCAGTCTCCGGTGTAATTCGAGAAGCTGTGATTGCTGCAGCACTTACTGCCCTGATGATTCTGCTGTTCTTGGGCAGTTGGCGATCCACTGTCATCATCGCTATCTCGATCCCGCTCTCCATTCTTAGTTCCGTGATCATCCTCGGCATGCTTGGAGAGACGATCAACACGATGACCCTCGGCGGACTCGCCCTGGCTGTCGGCATCCTGGTCGATGACGCCACCGTGACGATCGAGAACATTGAGAGATTCCTGGAAGATGGTTATGAGCTGCACGA
The sequence above is a segment of the Acidicapsa acidisoli genome. Coding sequences within it:
- a CDS encoding MFS transporter, translated to MSSSIQKLHTATIELPGTTVEPTRWLALAVLLTGAFLPILDFTIVNLALPSIRQSLGATSAQVQFVISAYAATYAVMLISGGRLGDLLGRKRMFLIGVAGFSVASLLCGFATSPTVLILGRILQALMATVMAPQVLASIRILFPGPEQTQALALYGATFGLANICGQLLGGFLVFAHPFGFAWQSIFFINIPIGIVAFVGAVFFVKESRSIHARKLDFIGVILLSVALGCLIYPLIEGRELSWPRWMIGMICLCVIALLGFIRYEIRLSAKGLDPLVEFALFRNRRFSLGILMGLVFYMLSAFYLTFSLYLQVGLHNTPFQAGLAMLPFAVSFFFSSVASSHTTRRLKAYALPAGFALQVIGFGIVAVCVRYQFRGIEEGLACAGIGYGIVMPGIIKAVIGDIDERHAGLAAGMVMTTLQIGSALGIAIVGGFFYTSLSARTGFQAYARAFSNSMAMNVALLVLGCALSLCLPGESSTTTVR
- a CDS encoding LysR family transcriptional regulator, whose product is MMMSALDVDSVHAFVLVADLCSFTKAASALNTSQAAISVKIKRLEDRLGYRLLDRTPRNVRLSTQGMTFLKPARNLITAHERAVAGLSADVRRIAIGISD
- a CDS encoding LysR substrate-binding domain-containing protein, which codes for MLQRLSAFDPGLIIEVHINSSASLMESFDKEALDAAIVRREDDRRDGELLVQERFGWFASPEWELIPGQPLRLASIAKSCGVRTVATKLLDKAGIPWREVFIGGGMAAIGAAVSAGLAVAPLANSIAPVGTFDVGNRYGLPRLPDSDVILHSTVTDPVSQEALKMLAAAFRSRYASVTTGGTRKHRPPIDSLKRG
- a CDS encoding LysR family transcriptional regulator; the protein is MELRHLRYFKVVAENGGFARAARLLHVAQSAISGQIHDLEEELGVSLFDRAKRQIRLTYHGELFLKDAKTVLVAADGAVANMQRSLRGEIGTLTIGFGVFAAGTYFPAIIKEFKRRFPDVQVSLVEMTPVMHHKALQAGTIDIAFTRPIQPSDVQSLRFELFQSEPLNALMLKSHPLAKKRSIFIRELVHEPFILNDRNHSPVTFDKVISLCGEAGFSPRIAATSTASTGMIALVEAGEGVALLPQGSVVLRGNELVLVPLADRMASIDLVIAWAPQHENPVLRSFLDVALKKRRKP